A single Pseudodesulfovibrio aespoeensis Aspo-2 DNA region contains:
- the asnB gene encoding asparagine synthase (glutamine-hydrolyzing): MCGIIGFLDPGLAGDAQGARRLAGRMALALAHRGPDGFGEYADPAVGLGLGHRRLAIIDVSEAGAQPMASRDGRFVLTYNGELYNYRELRRELDGVEGSHLPWRGDSDTEVLLAACQVWGVRAALGRAVGMFALGLWDGAERVLVLARDRMGEKPLYYGMAGRAFVFASELKALRAHPAFEAGLDMESLALFLRCQYVPAPRSIYKDARKLLPGHLLEARPGDAALPEPEAYWTLRRTVERALADPFRGGEDEARDRLEALLRGAVAGQMVSDVPLGALLSGGVDSSLVTALMQAESSRPVRSFTIGFSDANYDESADAARVAAHLGTEHTALFVTPADVLGLVDALPNIYDEPFSDASQLPTCMVSRLTRSHVTVCLTGDGGDELFAGYNRHVSGPAIWDRVSRLPVGLRGALGSAMRLLSPGGYDALFRVAGRAVPGLARVRTPGLKAHKLADALPAADREDLYWRLVSTWHKPGEVLAGGGGGGRGIRPDMPELGDFTRWMQYADTATYLPGDILHKVDRATMAVSLESRAPYLDHRVAEFAWRLPVSMLVAGGQGKRILRRVLDNYVPRALVDRPKAGFDVPLDRWLRGPLKAWAAELLAPDRLRRQGLFNEGVVARQLADHASGRRDNQYRLWNLLMFQAWLERWTPGL, translated from the coding sequence ATGTGTGGAATCATCGGTTTTCTGGACCCTGGCCTGGCGGGCGATGCGCAGGGCGCGCGTCGGCTGGCCGGGCGCATGGCTTTGGCCCTGGCCCATCGCGGCCCGGACGGGTTTGGCGAGTATGCGGACCCGGCGGTCGGGCTTGGCCTTGGGCATCGCAGGCTGGCCATCATCGATGTGTCCGAGGCCGGGGCGCAGCCCATGGCCAGCCGGGATGGCCGGTTCGTGCTGACCTACAACGGCGAGTTGTACAATTATCGGGAGCTGCGGCGCGAACTGGATGGGGTGGAGGGGTCGCATCTGCCATGGCGCGGGGATTCGGACACCGAGGTGCTGCTGGCTGCGTGTCAGGTATGGGGCGTGCGCGCGGCTCTGGGGCGCGCGGTGGGCATGTTCGCCTTGGGGCTGTGGGACGGCGCGGAGCGCGTGCTGGTCCTGGCCCGCGACCGCATGGGCGAGAAGCCGCTGTATTATGGCATGGCGGGCCGTGCTTTTGTCTTTGCCTCGGAGCTCAAGGCGTTGCGGGCGCATCCGGCGTTCGAGGCCGGGCTGGACATGGAATCCCTGGCCCTGTTCCTGCGCTGCCAATATGTGCCTGCGCCGCGATCCATCTATAAGGATGCGCGCAAGCTGCTGCCCGGTCATCTGCTGGAGGCCAGACCCGGCGATGCGGCCCTGCCGGAGCCCGAGGCCTATTGGACCCTGCGCCGGACCGTGGAGCGCGCCCTGGCCGATCCCTTCCGGGGCGGCGAGGACGAGGCGCGGGACCGGCTTGAGGCGCTGCTGCGCGGGGCGGTGGCCGGGCAGATGGTTTCGGACGTGCCGCTGGGGGCGCTGCTTTCCGGCGGGGTGGACTCGTCGCTGGTCACGGCCCTGATGCAGGCGGAGTCGTCCCGGCCTGTCAGAAGCTTCACCATAGGATTTTCCGACGCCAATTATGACGAGTCGGCGGACGCGGCGCGGGTGGCCGCCCATCTGGGCACCGAGCACACCGCGCTTTTCGTCACCCCGGCGGATGTGCTGGGGCTGGTGGACGCCCTGCCAAACATCTATGACGAGCCGTTTTCCGACGCCTCGCAACTGCCCACCTGCATGGTTTCGCGGCTGACGCGCAGCCATGTCACGGTCTGCCTGACCGGCGACGGCGGGGACGAGCTGTTTGCGGGCTACAACCGCCACGTCAGCGGGCCGGCCATCTGGGATCGGGTCAGCCGGTTGCCCGTGGGGCTCAGGGGCGCGCTGGGGTCTGCAATGCGGCTCCTGTCGCCCGGCGGGTATGACGCCCTGTTCAGGGTGGCTGGCAGAGCGGTGCCTGGGCTGGCGAGGGTCCGCACGCCGGGGCTCAAGGCGCACAAGCTGGCCGATGCCCTGCCTGCGGCTGACCGCGAGGATCTGTACTGGCGGCTCGTCTCCACTTGGCACAAGCCGGGGGAGGTTCTGGCTGGCGGCGGGGGCGGCGGGCGTGGAATCCGGCCCGACATGCCGGAGCTGGGCGATTTTACCCGCTGGATGCAGTATGCGGACACCGCGACCTATCTGCCCGGCGACATCCTGCACAAGGTGGACCGGGCCACCATGGCCGTGTCCCTGGAGTCGCGCGCGCCGTATCTGGACCACCGGGTGGCGGAGTTCGCGTGGCGGCTGCCCGTGTCCATGCTGGTGGCTGGCGGCCAGGGCAAGCGTATTTTGCGCCGGGTGCTGGACAACTATGTGCCGCGCGCCCTGGTGGACCGGCCCAAGGCCGGGTTTGACGTGCCCCTGGACCGGTGGCTGCGCGGGCCGCTCAAGGCGTGGGCTGCCGAGCTGCTGGCCCCGGACCGGCTCAGGCGACAGGGGCTGTTCAATGAGGGAGTGGTGGCCCGGCAACTGGCGGATCACGCCAGCGGCAGGCGCGACAACCAATACCGGCTCTGGAACCTGCTCATGTTCCAGGCATGGCTGGAGCGGTGGACACCGGGTCTGTGA
- a CDS encoding integrase domain-containing protein, translating to MKSISLVLGANRATLSGPRSKQHRVRQNARAFANRLRRAGFGVRKWTNITNKHFAAVARQMKDEGRGDGRIAEVFSAARDLCKAYGNISISPTNDVFDVRRGSIANANSKAVAPAFVQGAIDKLENELGYESGPRCAAQIRLQWELGLRREESAKVDLVADWDREGRSLLIQYGTKGGRPRTLTNLSDKQQEALERALPWVSQSDRAGIHNLMPEGMGDKWQEKLSYAARLCGFTKKDSGWTLHSNRHERFHHMYVEHTGYQPPNQHESVEAFQKAAHDMAGDEWPRLDAEARDDIEVTAGHSAGRRDVSDAYLGSSQ from the coding sequence ATGAAATCCATCAGTCTGGTACTGGGCGCGAACAGGGCAACCCTGTCCGGTCCGCGCTCGAAGCAACACAGGGTCCGTCAGAATGCCCGAGCCTTTGCCAATCGGCTTCGCCGTGCGGGGTTCGGGGTTCGCAAATGGACCAACATCACGAACAAGCATTTTGCTGCGGTTGCCAGGCAAATGAAAGACGAAGGCAGGGGTGACGGGCGAATCGCCGAAGTGTTTTCGGCGGCCCGTGACCTTTGCAAGGCCTACGGGAATATCAGCATTAGCCCGACCAATGATGTGTTTGACGTCCGGCGGGGCAGCATTGCCAACGCCAATAGCAAAGCGGTTGCCCCCGCCTTCGTGCAGGGGGCAATCGACAAGCTGGAAAACGAGCTTGGCTATGAATCTGGTCCTCGGTGTGCCGCCCAAATCCGCCTGCAATGGGAACTGGGGCTCCGCCGCGAAGAATCGGCGAAAGTCGATCTGGTCGCGGACTGGGACAGGGAAGGCCGCAGCCTGCTCATCCAGTATGGGACGAAAGGGGGACGGCCGAGGACGCTGACCAATCTGTCTGACAAGCAGCAGGAGGCCTTGGAAAGGGCGCTGCCTTGGGTCAGCCAATCCGACAGGGCGGGGATTCATAATCTCATGCCTGAAGGGATGGGCGACAAGTGGCAGGAAAAGTTGTCCTATGCGGCCAGACTGTGCGGTTTCACCAAGAAGGATAGCGGGTGGACCCTGCACAGCAACCGCCATGAACGGTTCCACCACATGTACGTCGAGCACACGGGCTATCAGCCGCCCAACCAGCACGAATCCGTGGAAGCCTTCCAGAAGGCCGCACATGACATGGCTGGGGACGAATGGCCCAGGCTCGACGCCGAAGCCCGTGACGACATCGAAGTGACCGCAGGACATTCCGCAGGAAGGCGGGATGTGTCCGATGCCTATCTTGGCAGCAGTCAGTGA
- a CDS encoding glycosyltransferase family protein, whose protein sequence is MRVLFYCQHVLGVGHVFRSLEIVRALANHEVVMVTGGAEIDFEPLANMVHERLPGLMMSPDFKTFIPMEPGLSLDEVRARRLDRFRAVMAQYRPDILLVELFPFGRRAFRFELLPILKGVRAGEWGRCKTACSLRDILVEKPDPAKYARRVLDMLNPHFDLVLVHADPTLVTLDETFPAMADIAPPVRYTGYVAARSAPGAGTALRHELGLDTPLIVASAGGGQVGNELIRAAIHSSIILAETHPHALMAFTGPYAPDADHARCQALAANHPHITVRRFTSRFPAYLDAANLSLSLGGYNTTMNLLAANTYGLILPFTQNREQAMRTSRLEQRHAVGLLAPADLDPARLATRITQALTRTTTATPLNLDGAAATARNLEELVGLG, encoded by the coding sequence ATGCGCGTTCTTTTCTACTGCCAGCACGTGCTCGGCGTGGGCCACGTCTTCCGCTCCCTGGAGATCGTCCGCGCCCTGGCCAACCACGAGGTGGTCATGGTCACGGGCGGGGCTGAGATCGATTTCGAGCCCCTGGCCAACATGGTCCACGAGCGGTTGCCCGGCCTGATGATGTCCCCGGACTTCAAGACCTTCATTCCTATGGAACCCGGCCTTTCCCTCGACGAGGTGCGCGCCCGCCGACTCGACCGCTTTCGCGCCGTCATGGCCCAGTACCGGCCCGACATCCTGCTGGTCGAGCTTTTCCCCTTTGGCCGCCGCGCCTTCCGCTTCGAGCTGCTGCCCATCCTCAAAGGCGTCAGGGCAGGGGAGTGGGGACGCTGCAAGACCGCATGCAGCCTGCGCGACATCCTGGTGGAAAAGCCTGATCCCGCCAAATACGCCCGCCGCGTGCTCGACATGCTCAACCCCCACTTCGACCTCGTCCTGGTCCACGCCGACCCGACCCTTGTCACCCTGGACGAAACCTTTCCCGCTATGGCCGACATCGCCCCGCCCGTGCGCTACACCGGCTACGTGGCCGCCCGGTCCGCTCCCGGCGCAGGCACCGCCCTGCGCCACGAACTCGGCCTCGACACCCCGCTCATAGTCGCCAGCGCAGGCGGCGGCCAGGTGGGCAACGAACTCATCCGCGCTGCCATTCACTCCTCCATAATCCTGGCCGAAACGCACCCCCATGCCCTCATGGCCTTCACCGGCCCCTACGCCCCGGACGCCGACCATGCCCGCTGCCAGGCCCTGGCCGCCAACCATCCGCACATCACCGTCCGCCGCTTCACCAGCCGCTTCCCCGCCTACCTCGACGCGGCCAACCTCTCCCTGTCGCTCGGCGGCTACAACACCACCATGAACCTCCTGGCCGCCAACACCTACGGCCTCATCCTCCCCTTCACCCAAAACCGCGAACAAGCCATGCGCACCAGCCGCCTCGAACAACGCCACGCTGTCGGGCTGCTGGCCCCGGCCGACCTCGATCCCGCCCGACTCGCCACACGCATCACCCAAGCCCTGACACGCACCACCACAGCCACACCCCTCAACCTCGACGGCGCCGCTGCCACCGCCCGGAATTTGGAAGAGCTGGTTGGGTTGGGGTGA
- a CDS encoding rubrerythrin family protein: MSKTMKNLKDAFAGESQANRKYLAYAERADVDGKPGVAKLFRAAAAAETIHAHAHLRLMKGIGTTEENLKDAIEGETYEFKSMYPDMMEDAKAEGENAVLRYFGFANEAEKIHAELYTKALKADTDVFANAEFYICSVCGHTTNGQPEDKCPICNAAPKAYRKVD, encoded by the coding sequence ATGAGCAAGACCATGAAGAATCTGAAAGACGCCTTTGCCGGAGAATCCCAGGCCAACCGCAAATACCTCGCCTATGCCGAAAGGGCCGATGTTGACGGCAAGCCCGGGGTGGCCAAGCTCTTCCGCGCCGCAGCCGCTGCCGAGACCATCCACGCCCACGCCCACCTGCGCCTGATGAAGGGCATCGGCACCACCGAGGAGAACCTCAAGGACGCCATCGAGGGCGAAACCTACGAGTTCAAATCCATGTATCCCGACATGATGGAGGACGCCAAGGCCGAAGGCGAAAACGCAGTGCTGCGCTATTTCGGCTTTGCCAACGAGGCCGAGAAGATCCACGCCGAGCTGTACACCAAGGCCCTCAAGGCCGACACAGACGTGTTCGCAAACGCCGAATTCTACATCTGCTCCGTGTGCGGCCACACCACCAACGGCCAGCCCGAAGACAAATGTCCCATCTGCAACGCCGCGCCCAAGGCCTACCGCAAGGTTGACTAA
- a CDS encoding tyrosine-type recombinase/integrase, producing MTIYSKAGKGFRYDFMVKGKRYTKAWFRTKREAQAAQAQRKKEVAKADKMAERNDMGLLDMLNRRLDTLQERSFSTQYYKNTRYAAQRLLKHFGDVPCSTITSRMADDYLLSRSRSSTPLAANADLLLLRATFAWAMKRGQRFIADNPFAGLESFPSHLAEKKRRTPDSQTLDRIIAAAKPEDQPYLWVIRETLARSVEVHRLKWKRVNFEDRYVELKTFKNKDRKPVLRQVPMTDKLYEVLSELYARRDPEKEWVFWCRSYSHKLKRMVDGPYTKGRYTMLKTACRKAGVGYYSFHRFRASGASVMDNNGALISGIQHLLGHADRRSTEIYLEKLRNVERDAMAIYEAQSRRVA from the coding sequence ATGACCATCTATTCCAAAGCCGGAAAAGGGTTCCGGTACGACTTCATGGTGAAGGGCAAGCGCTACACCAAGGCGTGGTTTCGGACAAAACGCGAAGCGCAGGCGGCGCAGGCGCAAAGAAAAAAGGAGGTGGCGAAGGCAGACAAGATGGCCGAAAGGAACGACATGGGCTTGCTTGACATGCTCAACAGGCGACTTGACACATTGCAGGAGCGCTCGTTTTCGACCCAGTATTACAAGAACACCCGCTACGCCGCCCAGCGGTTGCTCAAGCACTTCGGCGATGTGCCGTGCAGCACCATTACCAGCAGAATGGCTGACGATTACTTGCTGTCCCGGTCCAGGTCGTCGACGCCCCTGGCGGCCAATGCCGACCTGCTGCTCCTGCGGGCGACATTCGCCTGGGCCATGAAAAGGGGACAGCGGTTCATCGCCGACAACCCCTTTGCCGGGCTGGAATCGTTTCCAAGCCATTTGGCCGAGAAGAAGAGGCGGACACCGGATTCCCAGACTCTGGACCGGATCATCGCGGCGGCCAAACCTGAAGACCAACCATACCTGTGGGTGATCCGCGAGACCCTGGCCCGAAGCGTCGAGGTGCATCGGTTGAAATGGAAGCGGGTCAACTTCGAGGACCGGTACGTGGAGTTGAAGACCTTCAAGAACAAGGACCGAAAGCCCGTGCTCCGGCAGGTGCCGATGACCGACAAGCTGTACGAGGTGCTCAGTGAACTGTATGCCAGGCGCGACCCAGAAAAGGAATGGGTGTTCTGGTGCCGCAGCTACAGCCACAAGCTGAAACGGATGGTGGACGGGCCCTACACCAAGGGCCGCTACACCATGCTCAAGACGGCGTGCAGGAAGGCCGGTGTCGGCTACTATTCGTTCCATCGCTTCCGGGCATCGGGTGCTTCGGTGATGGACAACAACGGCGCGCTCATCTCGGGCATTCAGCATCTGCTGGGGCATGCCGACCGACGGAGCACCGAGATCTATCTGGAAAAGCTGCGGAACGTGGAACGGGACGCCATGGCAATCTATGAAGCGCAAAGCCGCCGGGTTGCCTGA
- a CDS encoding histidine phosphatase family protein, whose amino-acid sequence MTTFYCLRHARTDWNVQSRIQGQTDTALSEEGCGMARNWAQSLPEGTFDMILTSPLGRAVETAQILNAHLGLPLHTDPGLVEQDWGQWTGLTKAELKELRSAVKAQEKRGFAFTPPGGESRDSVLMRACDALIGFAAAHPRASVLVVTHHGVLKCLAYALSGLDYLPGDPRPIKPYRLHRIECLDNELAPAQLNLEFDALAAAVRDLAALDIPEPDPLNPDKGELERQER is encoded by the coding sequence ATGACCACTTTTTACTGCCTGCGCCACGCACGGACCGACTGGAACGTCCAGTCGCGCATCCAGGGGCAGACTGATACCGCCTTGTCCGAGGAGGGGTGCGGGATGGCCCGCAACTGGGCGCAATCGCTCCCTGAAGGCACGTTCGACATGATTCTGACCAGCCCCCTGGGCCGGGCCGTGGAAACCGCCCAAATCCTCAATGCGCACCTTGGCCTGCCCCTGCACACTGACCCTGGACTGGTCGAGCAGGACTGGGGCCAGTGGACCGGCCTGACCAAGGCCGAACTCAAGGAACTGCGCAGTGCAGTCAAGGCCCAGGAAAAACGGGGCTTCGCCTTTACTCCGCCCGGCGGCGAGAGCCGGGACAGCGTGCTCATGCGCGCCTGCGACGCCCTGATCGGGTTCGCCGCCGCCCATCCCCGCGCCTCGGTCCTGGTCGTCACCCACCACGGGGTGCTCAAGTGTCTGGCCTATGCCCTGTCCGGCCTGGACTACCTGCCCGGCGATCCCCGGCCCATCAAGCCATACCGGCTGCACCGCATCGAATGCCTGGACAACGAGCTGGCCCCGGCCCAGTTGAATCTGGAGTTCGACGCATTGGCCGCTGCGGTCCGGGATCTGGCCGCGCTGGACATCCCCGAGCCGGACCCGCTTAATCCGGACAAGGGAGAACTGGAACGTCAGGAGCGTTGA
- a CDS encoding LysR family transcriptional regulator, whose translation MELYQLRTFIAVADEGNLTKAGQRIHASQPAVSAHIKALEGELGVTLFVRTPRGMQLTDSGRGLKDKAEVIVRAAEDMLNQARVFSRDLTGTLGIGLNTDPEFLRVADLTERMAEAHPHLRLKLVQGPSGVILRDVRDRRLDAGFSFFDNCYPEVTAIKLAEIPVRVVAPAAWADRVAGKSLDQLASLPWVKPDMGCPFMVAFGHLFTGANVELTDYVEVDSEDVIRRLVATGRGISILKQADADAMAREGSAIICDAGPHLSLNINFVYAKCRAEDPLVRALAEVVAAVWGDAPLCGCQAEKAQSGRKTA comes from the coding sequence ATGGAACTCTATCAGTTGAGAACCTTCATCGCCGTGGCCGACGAGGGCAACCTGACCAAGGCCGGCCAGCGCATCCACGCCAGCCAGCCTGCGGTCAGCGCCCATATCAAGGCCCTTGAGGGCGAGCTTGGGGTGACCCTGTTCGTGCGCACGCCGCGCGGCATGCAGCTGACCGATTCGGGGCGGGGTCTGAAGGACAAGGCCGAGGTCATTGTCCGGGCCGCCGAGGACATGCTCAATCAGGCCAGGGTTTTCAGCCGCGACCTGACCGGCACGCTGGGCATCGGGCTGAACACCGACCCGGAGTTCCTGCGCGTGGCCGACCTGACCGAGCGCATGGCCGAGGCCCATCCCCACCTGCGTCTCAAGCTGGTGCAAGGCCCGTCGGGCGTCATTCTCAGGGATGTGCGCGACCGGAGACTCGACGCCGGGTTCTCGTTTTTCGACAACTGCTATCCCGAGGTGACAGCCATCAAGCTGGCCGAGATCCCGGTACGCGTGGTGGCCCCGGCGGCCTGGGCCGACAGGGTCGCTGGCAAGTCCCTGGACCAGCTCGCCTCCTTGCCCTGGGTCAAGCCGGACATGGGCTGCCCGTTCATGGTCGCCTTTGGCCACCTCTTTACCGGCGCGAATGTGGAACTGACCGACTATGTGGAGGTGGACAGCGAGGATGTCATCCGCAGGCTGGTGGCCACGGGCCGGGGCATCTCCATCCTCAAGCAGGCGGACGCCGACGCCATGGCGCGCGAGGGCAGCGCCATCATCTGCGACGCCGGGCCGCATCTCTCCCTGAACATCAATTTCGTCTACGCCAAGTGCCGTGCGGAGGACCCCCTGGTCCGCGCCCTGGCCGAGGTGGTGGCCGCCGTGTGGGGCGACGCACCCCTGTGCGGCTGCCAAGCGGAAAAAGCGCAAAGCGGGCGGAAAACAGCCTGA
- a CDS encoding sacsin N-terminal ATP-binding-like domain-containing protein produces MTSNYEAIREKNRELYGTDIARYGRILLADRYDDRTHFIFELLQNAEDALGRRGTWDGTRGITFDLTSESLTLSHFGASFNEADVRGVCGIAESTKDRSSVGRFGIGFKSVYTFTDRPEIHSGLEDFTVENYVQPRRADRLELKPEETRIILPLKPEDTTALHEITEGFKRLGPSSLLFLRHINEISWNAPGGASGIYLRSQPTFLAPDVQKITVIGQESGQADVDQNWIVFRRDVFLADGAMGGSVEVAFSVEADGDEPGQWSVRPVPTSPLVVFFPTVVSTNLGFLVQGPYLTTPSRDNIRQGEPWNQHLVEETAALVVDAIRWFREKSMLDTSTLRCLPLDRQGFKDSMFAPFFEAVRQAFLDEALLPRFGGGYVAAGQAKLARTQELRELFSPGHVAVLFDIEGAAWLSGDITEDKAPEIRKYLMRELEIEEVTPAKIVSRLSREFLEAQADEWIVLLYQFLSEQETALRRYLDTIPLLRLADGSHIVARENGKPTAFLPSGSETGFPTIRNAVCSTMESRNFLLSLGITEPDLVDDIIWNVKPKYDQSEVVVGDTEYVTDIERILAAFETDSKAQRQKLLSGLRETAFVKIVEVGSVRSEGYGKPSETYLATERLKQLFAGVPGIQIVDDSYFCLRGENIRELLEACGALRYPRPVEAPNSLTREERQELRRQAGHEDTSRINDRVTDWNLQGFDALLKTMPTLAREERVHRALLIWESLGDLAERRGEGLFEGKYTWTHYGNYQKEFPAAFIRQLNSERWVPDAAAELQLSESVVFDFLGWKPNSFLLSKIPFKPPIIDQLAKEAGIDPAVLDLLKKHGLTNVSDLASRLGISQPSGETDGENEEDNQGTVTPYEEDVDSTGNFGAGEADDLAKTFGSNGDENSKNRSTGRGTHGPVGGDDAATGQSKADRHTRGESRPAGDSVGEKDRNARGNGGSRSSGHAGGHPFISYVGAHPDAEPADPDGLDHAMRMKIEEQAIEQIIQIEPALRRTPPGNPGFDLYEIGSDGEPIRWVEVKSMTGSLADHPVGLSRTQFNFARECGMAYWLYVVEYATNHEKTRILRIQDPASRAKTFTFDHGWSQIAQEIPLS; encoded by the coding sequence GTGACATCCAACTACGAGGCTATTCGTGAGAAAAATCGTGAGCTTTACGGCACGGACATCGCCCGATACGGGCGGATTCTGCTGGCGGACCGCTACGATGATCGCACACACTTCATCTTTGAGCTCCTTCAAAATGCGGAGGATGCCCTCGGCCGACGAGGCACCTGGGATGGTACTAGGGGTATCACCTTTGATTTGACATCGGAAAGCCTGACCTTGTCACATTTCGGGGCATCATTTAATGAAGCAGACGTCCGTGGCGTTTGTGGCATTGCGGAAAGCACCAAAGACAGGTCATCCGTTGGCCGCTTTGGCATTGGCTTCAAATCCGTTTACACATTCACTGACCGTCCAGAAATCCACTCCGGTCTGGAGGACTTCACCGTCGAAAACTATGTGCAACCAAGGCGCGCAGACCGGTTGGAGCTCAAGCCGGAAGAGACACGGATCATATTGCCGCTGAAGCCAGAAGACACGACTGCGCTGCATGAAATCACTGAAGGATTCAAACGCCTTGGGCCAAGCTCTTTGCTCTTTTTGCGGCACATCAATGAAATATCCTGGAATGCCCCCGGAGGGGCCTCGGGAATCTACCTGCGCAGTCAACCGACTTTCCTCGCGCCGGACGTCCAGAAAATCACCGTGATCGGCCAGGAGAGCGGCCAAGCTGACGTTGACCAAAATTGGATCGTATTCCGGCGAGATGTCTTTCTTGCTGATGGCGCAATGGGGGGCAGTGTTGAAGTGGCCTTCTCCGTCGAGGCTGACGGTGACGAGCCCGGCCAATGGTCGGTGCGGCCAGTGCCGACTTCGCCTCTGGTCGTTTTTTTCCCAACCGTGGTGTCGACCAATTTGGGTTTTCTGGTGCAAGGGCCTTACCTGACGACGCCCAGCAGGGACAACATCCGGCAAGGCGAACCTTGGAATCAGCACTTGGTTGAGGAAACCGCAGCCCTTGTGGTTGATGCAATAAGATGGTTTCGTGAGAAGTCGATGCTAGACACCTCCACTTTACGATGCCTCCCCCTCGACCGACAAGGGTTCAAAGACTCGATGTTCGCCCCATTTTTTGAGGCTGTTCGACAAGCATTCCTTGATGAGGCGCTGCTCCCCCGGTTCGGAGGGGGGTACGTGGCAGCGGGGCAGGCAAAGCTAGCTCGAACCCAAGAACTTCGCGAATTGTTTTCACCTGGGCATGTGGCTGTGCTTTTCGACATAGAAGGTGCTGCTTGGCTCTCCGGTGACATCACGGAGGACAAAGCGCCAGAAATTCGCAAATATCTCATGCGCGAACTCGAAATTGAAGAAGTCACGCCAGCAAAAATCGTCTCACGCCTCAGCCGAGAGTTCTTGGAGGCTCAGGCTGACGAATGGATCGTGCTATTGTACCAGTTCTTGAGCGAACAAGAAACCGCGTTACGGCGATACCTCGACACAATCCCCCTGCTCCGTCTTGCCGATGGCAGCCACATCGTTGCGAGGGAGAATGGCAAACCGACAGCCTTCTTGCCCAGTGGCTCAGAAACAGGTTTTCCGACGATTCGCAATGCGGTCTGCTCCACGATGGAGTCGCGGAATTTTTTGCTTTCGCTGGGAATCACAGAACCAGACTTGGTTGATGATATCATCTGGAATGTGAAGCCAAAATATGACCAATCGGAGGTGGTCGTCGGCGACACGGAGTATGTCACTGACATTGAGCGCATCCTTGCTGCCTTCGAAACGGATTCCAAGGCCCAGAGGCAGAAGCTTCTCTCCGGACTGCGAGAAACCGCTTTCGTGAAAATCGTAGAGGTCGGCAGTGTAAGGTCAGAAGGGTATGGCAAGCCGAGTGAAACCTACCTCGCCACGGAACGGTTGAAGCAACTTTTTGCAGGTGTGCCTGGCATTCAGATTGTCGACGATTCATATTTCTGCCTGCGAGGGGAAAACATACGCGAGTTGCTTGAGGCTTGTGGCGCGCTTCGTTACCCCCGCCCGGTTGAAGCACCTAACTCATTGACTCGGGAGGAGCGCCAAGAACTCCGACGGCAAGCTGGACATGAAGACACATCTCGCATCAATGACCGCGTTACAGATTGGAATCTCCAAGGCTTCGACGCGTTGTTGAAAACGATGCCGACATTGGCGAGGGAAGAGCGTGTCCACCGGGCACTGCTTATTTGGGAGAGTCTCGGAGACCTTGCAGAACGACGTGGGGAAGGCCTCTTTGAAGGCAAATACACATGGACACATTATGGAAACTACCAAAAAGAGTTCCCCGCCGCCTTCATACGTCAATTGAACTCGGAACGATGGGTGCCTGATGCAGCTGCAGAGTTGCAGCTGTCTGAATCAGTCGTATTTGACTTTCTCGGGTGGAAGCCCAACTCATTTCTGTTGTCCAAAATCCCCTTCAAGCCTCCAATTATTGATCAACTCGCAAAAGAGGCCGGCATAGACCCTGCGGTGCTTGACCTGCTGAAGAAGCATGGCCTCACCAACGTTTCTGACTTGGCGTCTCGCCTCGGCATCAGTCAGCCATCAGGTGAAACAGATGGCGAGAACGAAGAAGATAACCAAGGGACTGTGACACCCTACGAGGAGGATGTTGACAGCACTGGTAATTTTGGAGCCGGTGAAGCTGACGACCTGGCCAAAACGTTCGGCAGTAATGGCGACGAGAATTCAAAGAATCGTTCAACTGGGCGCGGAACGCATGGTCCGGTCGGGGGCGACGACGCAGCAACAGGACAGAGTAAAGCTGACAGACATACTCGTGGCGAATCAAGGCCCGCAGGCGACAGCGTTGGGGAGAAAGACCGGAATGCGAGAGGCAATGGCGGAAGCAGGTCATCCGGTCACGCCGGTGGACATCCCTTTATTTCATATGTGGGTGCTCATCCAGACGCGGAGCCCGCTGACCCAGATGGACTCGATCATGCGATGCGCATGAAGATTGAGGAACAGGCCATCGAACAAATCATCCAGATCGAGCCTGCGCTTCGCCGAACACCTCCAGGCAATCCCGGATTCGATCTTTATGAAATCGGCAGCGATGGCGAGCCAATCCGTTGGGTTGAGGTAAAGTCAATGACAGGAAGCCTAGCAGACCACCCGGTTGGGCTTTCGCGCACCCAGTTTAACTTTGCACGCGAATGCGGAATGGCGTATTGGCTGTACGTGGTCGAGTACGCGACAAACCATGAGAAAACGCGCATCCTTCGAATCCAAGACCCAGCCTCACGTGCAAAAACATTTACATTTGATCATGGGTGGAGTCAGATAGCACAAGAAATCCCCCTATCGTGA